One region of Chaetodon auriga isolate fChaAug3 chromosome 5, fChaAug3.hap1, whole genome shotgun sequence genomic DNA includes:
- the LOC143321212 gene encoding zinc-binding protein A33-like, whose amino-acid sequence MAEKVALIEGFLSCHVCSETFRDPVSLSCNHSFCSSCLQQFWEQAKNKNCPICKRKSSKELPGVNFVLKELADVFAGRQKSESSETEKGKKKAEVVCSKHQEEPKLFCEDEQRAVCPVCEFSLHQSHKVVPVEQAVSELKDQLKSDLQSLQDKRDKYKEVKETYKEVIQHSKKQLLSTEKQIRAEFNKLHQFLKEEEESRLAALREEEEKKGRTVSREMKMIEQQISSLSDSICAVEEELQKHNVPFLSSYKATQSRARVQCSLSDPQLLSGALIDVAEHLGNLSFTVWKKMKDKVHFSPVILDPNTGSPWLYLSDDLTSVRCGDTKQQLPDNPERNTKYPTVLGSEGFSSGKHSWEVEVGDHPLWAVGLAKESVDRKGERFLSPKYGIWCLVHRSGKYINVLDETVTVKKSLQRIRVQLDYDRGEVSFYNPEDMTHIYTHKDTFTEKLFPFFSIGSAGDAKTAAIKMYQSDVSV is encoded by the coding sequence ATGGCTGAGAAAGTTGCCCTCATCGAAGGTTTCCTGAGTtgccatgtgtgttcagagactttcagagatcctgtgtctctgagctgcaaccacagcttctgttcaagctgcctgcaacaattctgggaacaagctaaaaacaaaaactgtcccatttgtaaaagaaaatcctcaaaagAACTTCCAGGAGTGAACTTTGTGCTGAAAGAACTGGCTGACGTCTTTGCTGGGAGACAGAAATCTGAATcatctgagacagaaaaaggaaagaagaaggcGGAGGTGGTGTGTAGTAAACATCAAGAAGAGCCTAAATTGTTCTGTGAGGACGAGCagcgagctgtgtgtcctgtctgtgagttttctctgcacCAGAGTCACAAGGTGGTTCCTGTAGAAcaagcagtcagtgagctgaaggaccagctgaaatctgacttacagtctctgcaggacaagagggacaaatacaaagaagtgaaggaaacatacaaagaagTGATTCAACActccaagaagcagctgttgtccacagagaagcagatcagagcagagttcaacaagctccaccagttcctgaaagaggaagaggagtccagactggcagctctgagggaggaagaggagaagaaggggaggactgtgagcagagagatgaagatgattgagcagcagatctcctctctgtcagacagtatctgtgctgttgaagaagagctgcagaaacacaacgtgccattcctcagcagttataaagccactcagagcagagccagagtccagtgctcactgtcagatccacagctgctctcaggagctctgatagatgTGGCCGAACACCTGGGCaacctgtccttcacagtctggaagaagatgaaggacaagGTCCACTTCAGTCCTGTCATTCTGGACCCAAACACTGGAAGCCCCTGGCTCTatctgtctgatgatctgaccagtgtgaggtgtggagacacaaagcagcagcttcctgacaatccagagagaaacactaaATATCCCACTGTTCTGGGCTCTGAGGGCTTCAGCTCAGGGAAacacagctgggaggtggaggtgggagaccaTCCTCTCTGGGCTGTTGGTTTGGCTAAAGAGTCAGTTGACAGGAAGGGGGAGAGATTTCTTTCACCAAAATATGGAATCTGGTGTTTGGTGCATCGCAGTGGAAAATACATTAATGTTCTTGATgagactgtcacagtgaagaagagtctccagaggatcagagtccagctggactATGACAGGGGGGAGGTGTCCTTCTACAACCCTGAAGACATGACTCACATCTACACTCACAAAGacactttcactgagaaactcttcCCATTTTTCAGTATTGGATCTGCTGGTGATGCTAAAACTGCTGCTATCAAAATGTatcaaagtgatgtttctgtgtga
- the LOC143320662 gene encoding nuclear factor 7, brain-like, giving the protein MAEKTALLEGFLSCHVCSETFRDPVSLSCNHSFCSGCLQQFWEQAKNKNCPICQRKSSTDDPQENIALKKLAEAFTERQKSESSETKIGQAEVEVVCSKHQEEPKLFCEDEQRAVCPVCEFSLHQSHKVVPVEQAVSELKDQLKSDLQSLQDKRDKYKEVKETYKEMIQHSKKQLLSTEKQIRAEFNKLHQFLKEEEESRLAALREEGEQRKRTVSREMKMIEQQISSLSDSICAVEEELQKHNVPFLSSYKATQSRARVQCSLSDPQLLSGALIDVAKHLGNLSFTVWKKMKDKVHFSPVILDPNTGHRRLYLSDDLTSVSNGDKWQQLPNNPERNSYCDTVLGSEGFSSGTHSWEVEVGDHPEWRVGLAKESVDRNAMEYPGPKQGIWCLTYYNGQYTDVYAETVTVKKSLQRIRVQLDYDRGKVSFYDPEDMTHIYTYKDTFTEKLFPYFQIGSAGDAKTAAIKMCQSDVSV; this is encoded by the coding sequence atgGCTGAGAAAACTGCTCTTCTCGAAGGTTTCCTGAGTtgccatgtgtgttcagagactttcagagatcctgtgtctctgagctgcaaccacagcttctgttcaggctgcctgcaacaattctgggaacaagctaaaaacaaaaactgtcccATTTGTCAAAGAAAATCCTCAACGGACGATCCACAAGAGAACATTGCACTGAAGAAACTGGCTGAAGCCTttactgagagacagaaatctgaatCATCTGAGACAAAAATAGGacaggcagaggtggaggtggtgtgtaGTAAACATCAAGAAGAGCCTAAATTGTTCTGTGAGGACGAGCagcgagctgtgtgtcctgtctgtgagttttctctgcacCAGAGTCACAAGGTGGTTCCTGTAGAAcaagcagtcagtgagctgaaggaccagctgaaatctgacttacagtctctgcaggacaagagggacaaatacaaagaagtgaaggaaacatacaaagaaatgattcaacactccaagaagcagctgttgtccacagagaagcagatcagagcagagttcaacaagctccaccagttcctgaaagaggaagaggagtccagactggcagctctgagggaggaaggggagcagaggaagaggactgtgagcagagagatgaagatgattgagcagcagatctcctctctgtcagacagtatctgtgctgttgaagaagagctgcagaaacacaacgtgccattcctcagcagttataaagccactcagagcagagccagagtccagtgctcactgtcagatccacagctgctctcaggagctctgatagatgtggccaaacacctgggcaacctgtccttcacagtctggaagaagatgaaggacaagGTCCACTTCAGTCCTGTCATTCTGGACCCAAACACTGGACACCGCAGGCTCTatctgtctgatgatctgaccaGTGTGAGTAATGGAGACAAATGGCAGCAGCTTCCGAACAATCCAGAGAGAAACAGTTACTGCGACACTGTTCTGGGCTCTGAGGGCTTCAGCTcagggacacacagctgggaggtggaggtgggagaccaTCCTGAATGGAGAGTGGGTTTGGCTAAAGAGTCAGTTGACAGGAACGCAATGGAGTATCCTGGCCCAAAACAAGGGATCTGGTGTTTAACATATTACAATGGACAATACACTGATGTTTATGCTgagactgtcacagtgaagaagagtctccagaggatcagagtccagctggactATGACAGGGGGAAGGTGTCCTTCTACGACCCTGAAGACATGACTCACATCTACACTTACAAAGacactttcactgagaaactcttcCCATATTTTCAGATTGGATCTG
- the LOC143320663 gene encoding nuclear factor 7, brain-like codes for MAEKTALLEGFLSCHVCSETFRDPVSLSCNHSFCSSCLQQFWERDKNNNCPICQRKSSTDDPQENIALKKLAEAFTERQKSESSETKIGQVEVEVVCSKHQEEPKLFCEDEQRAVCPVCEFSLHQSHKVVPVEQAVSELKDQLKSDLQSLQDKRDKYKEVKETYKEMIQHSKKQLLSTEKQIRAEFNKLHQFLKEEEESRLAALREEGEQRKRTVSREMKMIEQQISSLSDSICAVEEELQKHNVPFLSSYKATQSRARVQCSLSDPQLLSGALIDVAKHLGNLSFTVWKKMKDKVHFSPVILDPNTGHRRLYLSDDLTSVSNGDKWQQLPNNPERNSYCDTVLGSEGFSSGTHSWEVEVGDHPEWRVGLAKESVDRNAMEYPGPKQGIWCLTYYNGQYTDVYAETVTVKKSLQRIRVQLDYDRGKVSFYDPEDMTHIYTYKDTFTEKLFPYFQIGSAGDAKTAAIKMCQSDVSV; via the coding sequence atgGCTGAGAAAACTGCTCTTCTCGAAGGTTTCCTGAGTtgccatgtgtgttcagagactttcagagatcctgtgtctctgagctgcaaccacagcttctgttcaagctgcctGCAACAATTTTGGGAACgagataaaaacaacaactgtcccATTTGTCAAAGAAAATCCTCAACGGACGATCCACAAGAGAACATTGCACTGAAGAAACTGGCTGAAGCCTttactgagagacagaaatctgaatCATCTGAGACAAAAATaggacaggtggaggtggaggtggtgtgtaGTAAACATCAAGAAGAGCCTAAATTGTTCTGTGAGGACGAGCagcgagctgtgtgtcctgtctgtgagttttctctgcacCAGAGTCACAAGGTGGTTCCTGTAGAAcaagcagtcagtgagctgaaggaccagctgaaatctgacttacagtctctgcaggacaagagggacaaatacaaagaagtgaaggaaacatacaaagaaatgattcaacactccaagaagcagctgttgtccacagagaagcagatcagagcagagttcaacaagctccaccagttcctgaaagaggaagaggagtccagactggcagctctgagggaggaaggggagcagaggaagaggactgtgagcagagagatgaagatgattgagcagcagatctcctctctgtcagacagtatctgtgctgttgaagaagagctgcagaaacacaacgtgccattcctcagcagttataaagccactcagagcagagccagagtccagtgctcactgtcagatccacagctgctctcaggagctctgatagatgtggccaaacacctgggcaacctgtccttcacagtctggaagaagatgaaggacaagGTCCACTTCAGTCCTGTCATTCTGGACCCAAACACTGGACACCGCAGGCTCTatctgtctgatgatctgaccaGTGTGAGTAATGGAGACAAATGGCAGCAGCTTCCGAACAATCCAGAGAGAAACAGTTACTGCGACACTGTTCTGGGCTCTGAGGGCTTCAGCTcagggacacacagctgggaggtggaggtgggagaccaTCCTGAATGGAGAGTGGGTTTGGCTAAAGAGTCAGTTGACAGGAACGCAATGGAGTATCCTGGCCCAAAACAAGGGATCTGGTGTTTAACATATTACAATGGACAATACACTGATGTTTATGCTgagactgtcacagtgaagaagagtctccagaggatcagagtccagctggactATGACAGGGGGAAGGTGTCCTTCTACGACCCTGAAGACATGACTCACATCTACACTTACAAAGacactttcactgagaaactcttcCCATATTTTCAGATTGGATCTGCTGGTGATGCTAAAACTGCTGctatcaaaatgtgtcaaagtgatgtttctgtgtga
- the LOC143321211 gene encoding nuclear factor 7, brain-like gives MAEKTALLEGFLSCHVCSETFRDPVSLSCNHSFCSSCLQQFWEQAKNKNCPICKRKSSTDDPQENIALKKLAEAFTERQKSGSSETEKGQAEVEVEVVCSKHQEEPKLFCEDEQRAVCPVCEFSLHQSHKVVPVEQAVSELKDQLKSDLQSLQDKRDKYKEVKETYKEMIQHSKKQLLSTEKQIRAEFNKLHQFLKEEEESRLAALREEGEQRKRTVSREMKMIEQQISSLSDSICAVDEELQKHNVPFLSSYKATQSRARVQCSLSDPQLLSGALIDVAKHLGNLSFTVWKKMKDKVHFSPVILNPNTGHRWLCLSDDLTSVRCGGKWQQLPDNPERHTYYTAVLGSEGFSSGKHSWEVEVGDHPDWSVGLAKESVHRKAMEYPGPKQGIWCLIYDSEKYTDVYAETVTVKKSLQRIRVQLDYDRGKVSFYNPEDMTHIYTHKDTFTEKLFPYFSIGRAGGAKTAAIKMCQSDVSV, from the coding sequence atgGCTGAGAAAACTGCTCTTCTCGAAGGTTTCCTGAGTTGCCATGTGTGTTCAGAAACTTTCAGAgatcctgtgtctctgagctgcaaccacagcttctgttcaagctgcctgcaacaattctgggaacaagctaaaaacaaaaactgtcccATTTGTAAGAGAAAATCCTCAACGGACGATCCACAAGAGAACATTGCACTGAAGAAACTGGCTGAAGCCTttactgagagacagaaatctggatcatctgagacagaaaaaggacaggcggaggtggaggtggaggtggtgtgtaGTAAACATCAAGAAGAGCCTAAATTGTTCTGTGAGGACGAGCagcgagctgtgtgtcctgtctgtgagttttctctgcacCAGAGTCACAAAGTGGTTCCTGTAGAAcaagcagtcagtgagctgaaggaccagctgaaatctgacttacagtctctgcaggacaagagggacaaatacaaagaagtgaaggaaacatacaaagaaatgattcaacactccaagaagcagctgttgtccacagagaagcagatcagagcagagttcaacaagctccaccagttcctgaaagaggaagaggagtccagactggcagctctgagggaggaaggggagcagaggaagaggactgtgagcagagagatgaagatgattgagcagcagatctcctctctgtcagacagtatctGTGCTGTTGACGAAGAGTTGCAGAAACACAACGtgccattcctcagcagttataaagccactcagagcagagccagagtccagtgctcactgtcagatccacagctgctctcaggagctctgatagatgtggccaaacacctgggcaacctgtccttcacagtctggaagaagatgaaggacaaggtccacttcagtcctgtcattctgaacccaaacactggacaccgctggctctgtctgtctgatgatctgaccaGTGTGAGGTGTGGAGGCAAATGGCAGCAACTTCCTGACAATCCAGAGAGACATACTTATTACACCGCTGTTCTGGGCTCTGAGGGCTTCAGCTCAGGGAAacacagctgggaggtggaggtgggagaccaTCCTGACTGGAGTGTGGGTTTGGCTAAAGAGTCAGTTCACAGGAAGGCAATGGAGTATCCTGGCCCAAAACAAGGGATCTGGTGTTTAATATATGATAGTGAAAAATACACTGATGTTTATGCTgagactgtcacagtgaagaagagtctccagaggatcagagtccagctggactATGACAGGGGGAAGGTGTCCTTCTACAACCCTGAAGACATGACTCACATCTACACTCACAAAGacactttcactgagaaactcttcCCATATTTCAGTATTGGACGTGCTGGTGGTGCTAAAACTGCTGctatcaaaatgtgtcaaagtgatgtttctgtgtga
- the LOC143321447 gene encoding zinc-binding protein A33-like — translation MAEKIALVEGYLSCHVCSETFRDPVSLSCNHIFCSSCLQQFWEQAKNKNCPICKRKSSKEDPQENIALKELADIFAGRQKSESSETEKGKKKGKEQVVCDEHPDVSYWFCEDEQRAVCPVCEFSLHQSHKVVPVEQAVSELKDQLKSDLQSLQDKRDKYKRVEETYKEMIQHSKKQLLSTEKQIRAEFNKLRQFLKEEEESRLAALREEGEQRKRTVSREMKMIEQQISSLSDSICAVEEELQKHNVPFLSSYKAAQSRARVQCSLSDPQLLSGALIDVAKHLGNLSFTVWKKMKDKVHFSPVILDPNTGHPCLCLSDDLTSVRRGDTEQQLLDNPERYTKYSTVLGSEGFSSGKHSWEVEVGDHPVWNVGLAKESVDRKGKIFASPEYGIWCLTHDSGKYTNGVGETVTVKKSLQRIRVQLDYDRGKVSFYDPEDMTHIYTHKDTFTEKLFPFFSIGPAGDAKTAAIKMCQSDVSV, via the coding sequence ATGGCTGAGAAAATTGCCCTCGTTGAAGGTTACCTGAGTtgccatgtgtgttcagagactttcagagatcctgtgtctctgagctgcaaccacatcttctgttcaagctgcctgcaacaattctgggaacaagctaaaaacaaaaactgtcccatttgtaaaagaaaatcctcaaaagAAGATCCACAAGAGAACATTGCACTGAAGGAACTGGCTGACATCTTTGCTGGGAGACAGAAATCTGAATcatctgagacagaaaaaggaaagaagaaagggaaagagcaGGTCGTGTGTGATGAACATCCAGATGTCTCTTATTGGTTCTGTGAGGACGAGCagcgagctgtgtgtcctgtctgtgagttttctctgcacCAGAGTCACAAGGTGGTTCCTGTAGAAcaagcagtcagtgagctgaaggaccagctgaaatctgacttacagtctctgcaggacaagagggacaaataCAAACGAGTGgaggaaacatacaaagaaatgattcaacactccaagaagcagctgttgtccacagagaagcagatcagagcagagttcaacaaGCTCCGCCAgttcctgaaagaggaagaggagtccagactggcagctctgagggaggaaggggagcagaggaagaggactgtgagcagagagatgaagatgattgagcagcagatctcctctctgtcagacagtatctgtgctgttgaagaagagctgcagaaacacaacgtgccattcctcagcagttataaagccgctcagagcagagccagagtccagtgctcactgtcagatccacagttgctctcaggagctctgatagatgtggccaaacacctgggcaacctgtccttcacagtctggaagaagatgaaggacaaggtccacttcagtcctgtcattctggacccaaacactggacacccctgtctctgtctgtctgatgatctgaccagtgtgaggcgtggagacacagagcagcagcttcttgaCAATCCAGAGAGATACACTAAATATTCCACTGTTCTGGGCTCTGAGGGCTTCAGCTCAGGGAAacacagctgggaggtggaggtgggagaccaTCCTGTCTGGAATGTGGGTTTGGCTAAAGAGTCAGTTGACAGGAAGGGGAAGATATTTGCCTCACCAGAATATGGAATCTGGTGTTTAACGCATGATAGTGGAAAATACACTAATGGTGTTGGTgagactgtcacagtgaagaagagtctccagaggatcagagtccagctggactATGACAGGGGGAAGGTGTCCTTCTACGACCCTGAAGACATGACTCACATCTACACTCACAAAGacactttcactgagaaactcttcCCATTTTTCAGTATTGGACCTGCTGGTGATGCTAAAACTGCTGctatcaaaatgtgtcaaagtgatgtttctgtgtga
- the LOC143321419 gene encoding zinc-binding protein A33-like, whose protein sequence is MAEKVALIQGYLSCHVCSETFRDPVSLSCNHSFCSSCLQQFWEQAKNKNCPICKRKSSTDDPQENFTLKELAEAFTERQKSESSETEKGKKKEKEQVVCDEHPDVSYWFCEDEQRAVCPVCEFSLHQSHKVVPVEQAVSELKDQLKSDLQSLQDKRDKYKRVEETYKEVIQHSKKQLLSTEKQIRAEFNKLHQFLKEEEESRLAALREEGEQRKRTVSREMKMIEQQISSLSDSICAVEEELQKHNVPFLSSYKATQSRARVQCSLSDPQLLSGALIDVAEHMGNLSFTVWEKMKDKVHFSPVILDPNTGNLWLYLSDDLTSVTCGDTEQQLPDNPERYTKYPTVLGSEGFSSGKHSWEVEVGDHPDWTVGLAEESVDRKGKIFLSPEYGIWCLVHRSGKYINGLGETVTVKKSLQRIRVQLDYDREKVSFYDPEDMTHIYTYKDTFTEKLFPYFGISLAGDAKTAAIKMCQSDVSV, encoded by the coding sequence ATGGCTGAGAAAGTTGCCCTCATCCAAGGTTACCTGAGTtgccatgtgtgttcagagactttcagagatcctgtgtctctgagctgcaaccacagcttctgttcaagctgcctgcaacaattctgggaacaagctaaaaacaaaaactgtcccatttgtaaaagaaaatcctcaacGGACGATCCACAAGAGAACTTTACACTGAAGGAACTGGCTGAAGCCTttactgagagacagaaatctgaatcatctgagacagaaaaaggaaagaagaaagagaaagagcaggtcGTGTGTGATGAACATCCAGATGTCTCTTATTGGTTCTGTGAGGACGAGCagcgagctgtgtgtcctgtctgtgagttttctctgcacCAGAGTCACAAGGTGGTTCCTGTAGAAcaagcagtcagtgagctgaaggaccagctgaaatctgacttacagtctctgcaggacaagagggacaaataCAAACGAGTGgaggaaacatacaaagaagTGATTCAACActccaagaagcagctgttgtccacagagaagcagatcagagcagagttcaacaagctccaccagttcctgaaagaggaagaggagtccagactggcagctctgagggaggaaggggagcagaggaagaggactgtgagcagagagatgaagatgattgagcagcagatctcctctctgtcagacagtatctgtgctgttgaagaagagctgcagaaacacaacgtgccattcctcagcagttataaagccactcagagcagagccagagtccagtgctcactgtcagatccacagctgctctcaggagctctgatagatgTGGCCGAACACATGGGCaacctgtccttcacagtctgggagaagatgaaggacaagGTCCACTTCAGTCCTGTCATTCTGGACCCAAACACTGGAAACCTCTGGCTCTatctgtctgatgatctgaccaGTGTGACGTGTGgggacacagagcagcagcttcctgacaaTCCAGAGAGATACACTAAATATCCCACTGTTCTGGGCTCTGAGGGCTTCAGCTCAGGGAAacacagctgggaggtggaggtgggagaccaTCCTGACTGGACTGTGGGTTTGGCTGAAGAGTCAGTTGACAGGAAGGGGAAGATATTTCTTTCACCAGAATATGGAATCTGGTGTTTGGTGCATCGCAGTGGAAAATACATTAATGGTCTTGGTgagactgtcacagtgaagaagagtctccagaggatcagagtccagctggactATGACAGGGAGAAGGTGTCCTTCTACGACCCTGAAGACATGACTCACATCTACACTTACAAAGacactttcactgagaaactcttcCCATATTTTGGTATTTCACTTGCTGGTGATGCTAAAACTGCTGctatcaaaatgtgtcaaagtgatgtttctgtgtga